GGGCAGCTTCTCCTGCTTCTCCCTCCGAATTTTAGCCACATTCTCTACGGTCTTCAACTCAGTCCCTCTCACAGGCGAAAGAGGACTTCTCGAAACCGTGAAACTCTTCTTGTTCCAGTCCCTCCCCCTAAAACTCCTGCCGACAACAACCTCCCTTCCGCCCAGACTTCGATCTCTCTTAATCACAGCCCAATCACCGAACCTCCAGCGCGACCGGAACCCTAACCCCAGCCAAACAAGAGCTCTGGCAGCGAGGATGGCAACGAAGCTCCAGAGGAACAGATTCGAAACGAAGAGAAGCGAGGACTCGCGGCATGAGAACACGACGCGGTTGCGGGATCGGTCGACCCTGACGGATGTCCGGAGATCGTGGTAGGCCTCTTCGCCGGCAGAAAGGAAGCGGCGGAGTCTCTCTTCCGATAAACGGCGGAGGCGCCCCGCGGCCGCCGAGGCCCGGGCGGCGATGGCGCTGGGATCGATGGCGACCTCGAGGTTTCGGTCGTGCGAGGAGGATTTAGGGTCGGGggggccgcggcggcggcggtgtcCGAAGAGGGAGGAGGATATGGATAGGGGAGGGCGGGGCTTGAGGACGAGCGAGGAGAACACGAGCGACGCCCTCCGGAGACGGTGTTGATGGGAGGGGAGGAGCACCGGCGGAGCGGTGGAGCTCGCGGCGTTCATCTGCCTTCAGACAGCGGCGTCGGGAAGAGTAGCAGATGGGGAGCCCTTTTAAGCGCAGAGCTTTGCGGCAAAGATGGGGAAGGAACAGGAGAAACGTTTCCCCGACTGAAACGCGATTCCCATGTGATTGCAAGCATTCAGGGCGGAAAGAAAATTGGAAAAggaaaatactaaaaaataaatttcCTCCGCTCcaattatatttctttttcttggGTTTTAAGGAAAAATCGAGTTAATTTTTGCTTGCTTTTATCCCATTTGTTTGGTCGACTCTACAAAATGGATATGAATTATGAATTCTCTTATTTTCAACATCTAATTCTgttcatttataataattcaatttAGACGTATGCCTCGATTTTACGTCAACCAACCAAAAACTTCCGATCTAATTAAAGGCATAATACAAAACGCAAGTTCAATTCAAGGGCTCTACAAAAGTAACAATGTTAGTAATGCAAgtgattttttttccaaaaacaaAATATATTAAATCAAAACAAAGCAGCCGAGTACGAAAACAGCACGTTCGTCGTAGTGGATAATACAACTTCTCATGAAACAAACTTGCCTATTAATTCTAACAAAATTTTGCAACCAATTCACTTCTCTATATAAGTGCCCAATaaaaaagacaagaagaaaatacaTATGAAAATGATCGCATCTTCGGTGAAAACACTATGTTCAATTTAATCACAACATAACAAGATTTATGATTAATTACAAATTACCCCATATAGTTAGACATTTTATTATTTCGATCTCtagttaaaaaatttatattaaatttcttataattatcaacataaaatatttaattttatttatcttaacatTGTTGATTTTATCGATGAAAAATACTAACACATACATAAATTACATGAAAATGatagacaaaaaaataattttaatgatagtGACGGATGATGATGCCATGGTTGGCGAGAACAATGTGATGGTCAACCTTGTCGATATTGATCTGAACATCAATGAcgaaaagaaagaagagggaggtaAGATATTTATGCTAGCATCACATTGCTCTTCCTCCTCTAACATCGCTCTACATATATGTCGGCATCGAAGGAGAAAAAAGAGGCACGTGAGACATATACGTCAGCATCATGCTCAAATCCTCGGATGGTTGCTTCATCCAATGGcatgacgaattcaatgaagaggcGGTGAGTGACAAGGAGGGAGAGGTTACTAGTGAGTTCGTCAAAGAGGCACACATGCTTTGAGCTCTCAAGCTTTAGTTGGTGCATGAACGATGCATACGGCTCGACCACAATGGCATGGTTGCTGACTTGCTTCTGTATCAATTCTGCCAACGACCGGAAGGGATTTGATCGAACAACAAATTAATCATTGCCATAAAAAATGGAGGTTCGAAGAGTATATGTCCGATAACAGGAGAGACAACAAACCCTCATCCTCCTTCGCACTTGCCATATCTATCATCGCCATCTTTCTGATACTCCCTCTACCACCATAACGCAACAGGTGAGTGAGAAGGAGGATAAAGATTTGTTGTCTCTTTTGTCAATCCTTGTCATCCGATCAGATCCCCTCTAATAATGGGCAGAGCTGATCCGAAAGCAAGTCACGTTATGGCAAGGGTGTACGCGTCATTCACACACTGAGTAAAACTCAAGAGCTCGAAGCAGGCGCACCTCTTTGTCGTGCCTACTTGCAATCTCTCCCTCCTTCTCGTCGCCCACTGCCCCCTCCTTTAATCCGTCGTACCATTGGACGAAGCGATCGTTCGAAAATTTAAATATGGCATCGATGCAAATGCCTCACCTGCATCAGAGGAAGAGAAGGCAGAGTGATATAATGCCAACGTAAATGCCTCacctctctcctctttcttctctaaTGTTAATGCAAATGTCTCACCACTTTGCCTCCTCGTCATTGATGTTCAGATCAATATTGACAAAGCCAACCACCACGTCGTTGTTACGGACGACCACCACAACAACCACCCACAACATCACTATCTACcaccatcattaaaattattattattatttattatttttatattattcacGTATATATTATCACATATTATATCTTCCATCAATAAAATCAAcgatattaagataaataagattaaatatttaacttccataattataattattttaatatatttttttaaatctataGGGATGCTAAGAGGTCAAAAAAAGGTTTGTGTAGCATAAACTTCAGTTGCTAGACTCATTCATTTGTCAGGTAAGTAATTTAATAAATCAGACGCTAAAATCATCTAATAACCTGCATAAGAAATACTACGAACCATTTGACAACGTACTACCACTTTGTATTGAGAATAattattttaaagaaaaaaattgaagCTTTATGACTGGTAATAATTAATTAGACACCCAAAATAATGTTCTCGGATAGAAAGATCGAAAAAAGCATATGTGAGAAGCAAAGAACACAAACATAAACAAAGCACTTACGATAGATAGTAGAATAATACTTCAGAAAGAAGGGTCTGTGTTTTGCATTCACCATAAGTCATTTACATTGCCACCTAATCTTTTAGGGAACCCCAATCTCCATGTAACGTTGCTTGACAACCAGGAAAGTGTGGTCAATGAATATACCAACAATAGGCTGCACTGAGACGATCTCAAGATTGTGAAGCACAGCATCCGGTCACTGATCAGTCATCCTTCAGTGTGGTAATCAAAAGCCTTCCACTGGAGGCAAATATTCTTAAACTtgatatcatcaaatcaatatttatccACGTCAGAGCCAACACAAAACCCATATCAGCAGCAATTTGGTTGGATTCTTGATCCAAAACAGGCAGGCAGGCAGTCTTGCAAAGACTGAAGGATAATGTATGAATTTGCAGCATTTTGTTGGCATATGACTTGTTTCTGCTAAGTCACCCAAAAGAATAATGGTGTGATACCTCCTCTTGGCAGAGAATTCATGAACTCAGGTTGTCTGGGCAGTATATCAATCAAGAGCCATAATAAACCAAACATCTAAGGTTCCATGAGTGTGATAATAATCACTGGGTCTTCTGCGGTCGATATCATATGCCATCACATCCATGCAACAAATCTGTTGCTATATTAAGTAGCACTAAGACCATCTTTTGTCCACATATTTCGTCCGGCGACAAGCCTGCAATATTTCTAAAATATAACAGGTCAAGAATGACAGTTACAATAAGAAAATGGTCATGGACAAAACAATCATATGAAATTTATCAACTAGAAATTTTGAATTGCCAATGGAGCAAGAAGGAAAAATGTAATAAAAATGCTAGAGGACTGTTGCCTAAAACAAACATATTTAAACCATATGGAAAAATGAAGGCATACAATTTGTTTAGAATATGTGATAATAGTGGGCATACCTTCAGTTATATTCAAAATGAATACACAGAAAAGTGCTGCATCAAGATGATCTCCAGATCAGAAAGATGAGGTCCTCCACCACCAGTAGAGGGTAAAGAGCATTTATGAGACACATCATACAAACATACGTCAGCTAATCCACATAAAATTGCAATGCTTCTCTTCTTGTGTCTTGAATTTGACGAACACATTCAGCTATTAAAACACTAAGTTTATGGGCAGCCCTGCTTGAAGAGGATATGTTAAGTCCACCACTTTTGAAAACTTTTGAGATACTCCTCTGAACTTTCAGGAAGTGGACATGACAGAGAGAAGGCTCAGCAACTCTCAGGACTGGCTTCCCACAGGTAATTGGCCCGCTTTGCCCACAGCTGTGACTAAAACAATAACATAAATCAATAACCATCAAGTGCTTTACCACATGATCAACATTAGAAAGGAGCTGTTGCTAAATGCAACTAGAGATTAAGCATATCTATTAGGCTGTTGTACAGTGAGCATCACAGCTCCTATTTGCTAGAATCTAAATTATAAAGTTGCTTGATTCTTCTAAAGCATGCAAATGAAGCAAGAAACTCAGCAATACATGTAAATGAAGCTAAAACAATTTCTTTAAACAAAAAAGACAAAGGACCAGTAAAAACAAACCTATACAATTATTACCGATAAAGAGACAGGCCAATCCATTTTCACTTATATGTTCAACATAATATCAGAACACATCATAGTGCAAAATCTTGTGACTTGTGACCAAGATGAAAACAAAGAAAAGTCAACTTACTATTACATAAAGTCATTGACATTCCATCGCAATATAAATCTAGTTTATATCTTGTATAACAAAAGAATCTCATGGTTAGTTACAATGATAAATCTAATGAAAAATGTGAAAGCACTGAGCATTCTGGAAAGCTCAAGGGGCACATGCCTGAGGCATGCCTTAATGAAGCTTTTGAGGCTTGTATGAGGAAAGGCTCATATTGTAAGCCTCAATGGGGTTCACACCTTAATGCATCCAACACCATAAAAGGTATAGAAATCAAAAATATCTCCATCACATTTGTCATGTGCTAAATTCCTTTTTAATCTAAATTTTCATGAGAATAATTATATGAGGCTTACCACTTATAAATCAatatattaacaaaaaaaaagggaaaaaagctACATGTACTCCGTAATAGATCACATAGTCTGTAACCTCAATTGCCGTTTCCCCTTAAAAATAAAGATCCCTCTTATATTCCTATTGCCCCACCATATCATTAGTATCTACCATTGCACTAGATATCTTTCCTAAGTTAATCCTTCACCATGACATTTTGCTCATTCATTGTTTCATCACTTTCTAAGCTAATGGTTATTTTCTAGTTGAGAAATGACAATTACCAATTTTTTATCAACTTCCGTATTTCAATCTTATTAAATAAGTAACTAAGGTGCTTAACTATCACAAATCCTCAAACCCTGCAATGCCTGCTTTTGCA
This genomic stretch from Musa acuminata AAA Group cultivar baxijiao chromosome BXJ3-9, Cavendish_Baxijiao_AAA, whole genome shotgun sequence harbors:
- the LOC103996750 gene encoding uncharacterized protein LOC103996750 isoform X2 → MNAASSTAPPVLLPSHQHRLRRASLVFSSLVLKPRPPLSISSSLFGHRRRRGPPDPKSSSHDRNLEVAIDPSAIAARASAAAGRLRRLSEERLRRFLSAGEEAYHDLRTSVRVDRSRNRVVFSCRESSLLFVSNLFLWSFVAILAARALVWLGLGFRSRWRFGDWAVIKRDRSLGGREVVVGRSFRGRDWNKKSFTVSRSPLSPVRGTELKTVENVAKIRREKQEKLPEWWPDSIPAPVIVAGKQDYQREVDRLVRAILDYRMSGKDYRYDDIIQLREICKVSGARASFETANARDSFYRASVDFVLNSCSRAIIPSDKPQIGGEDVRQFIAGLAVNIGLTNSRAITLVSAAVAARTRSCFLQCWALEVQGKRTEALEELLKICLIHRTFPPEEHSAEMEMVGSGLKRHLTIEQRKHLLSLYKETCGADDHRSIVEALGLTT
- the LOC103996750 gene encoding uncharacterized protein LOC103996750 isoform X1, encoding MNAASSTAPPVLLPSHQHRLRRASLVFSSLVLKPRPPLSISSSLFGHRRRRGPPDPKSSSHDRNLEVAIDPSAIAARASAAAGRLRRLSEERLRRFLSAGEEAYHDLRTSVRVDRSRNRVVFSCRESSLLFVSNLFLWSFVAILAARALVWLGLGFRSRWRFGDWAVIKRDRSLGGREVVVGRSFRGRDWNKKSFTVSRSPLSPVRGTELKTVENVAKIRREKQEKLPEWWPDSIPAPVIVAGKQDYQREVDRLVRAILDYRMSGKDYRYDDIIQLREICKVSGARASFETANARDSFYRASVDFVLNSCSRAIIPSDKPQIGGEDVRQFIAGLAVNIGLTNSRAITLVSAAVAARTRSCFLQCWALEVQGKRTEALEELLKICLIHRTFPPEEHSAEMEMVGSGLKRHLTIEQRKHLLSLYKETCGADDHRSIVEALGLER